A stretch of Aerococcaceae bacterium zg-252 DNA encodes these proteins:
- a CDS encoding DivIVA domain-containing protein — protein sequence MGSAEQLRKTLFFGYSRASVEEKIQQMHREQKMLKDTVKNQEETINDLKERLARFESKELLISEVIVEAKDLAKNVIKDAHAEASDIRSSTEEVVTNRLSNFELSMAELEAIKREIVLQESYLKGELKSVLQKHMDFLETIDLSTFGKIKEELDRSMDLAKTVKEEIQQTETEKQENNNRKIIDLIPKSKVVEVEVDEIPTYNFEQLRF from the coding sequence ATGGGGAGTGCAGAACAATTAAGAAAAACATTGTTTTTTGGTTATTCACGAGCTTCTGTGGAGGAGAAAATTCAGCAGATGCATCGAGAACAAAAAATGTTGAAAGATACGGTCAAAAATCAAGAAGAAACAATCAATGATTTAAAAGAACGTTTAGCACGTTTTGAAAGTAAAGAATTGTTGATTTCAGAAGTAATTGTTGAAGCAAAAGATTTAGCAAAAAATGTGATTAAAGATGCACATGCTGAGGCGTCAGACATTCGAAGTTCAACGGAAGAAGTAGTAACGAATCGTCTTTCTAATTTTGAATTATCCATGGCAGAGCTAGAAGCTATTAAACGAGAAATCGTACTCCAAGAAAGTTACTTAAAAGGGGAGTTGAAATCCGTTTTACAAAAGCACATGGACTTCTTGGAAACAATTGATTTATCTACTTTTGGAAAAATTAAAGAAGAACTTGATAGAAGTATGGATTTGGCAAAAACTGTCAAAGAAGAAATTCAACAAACCGAAACGGAAAAGCAAGAAAATAATAATCGCAAAATTATTGACCTTATTCCCAAGAGTAAAGTAGTTGAAGTAGAAGTGGACGAGATTCCCACTTATAATTTTGAGCAATTGAGGTTTTAA
- a CDS encoding 30S ribosomal protein S21 — protein sequence MSKTVVRDNESLDDALRRFKRNVSKTGTLREARKREFYEKPSVKRKKKSEAARKRKF from the coding sequence ATGTCAAAAACAGTAGTTCGTGATAACGAATCATTGGATGACGCTCTTCGTCGCTTCAAACGTAACGTTTCTAAAACAGGTACTTTAAGAGAAGCTCGTAAACGCGAGTTTTACGAGAAACCATCTGTAAAACGTAAGAAAAAATCAGAAGCAGCTCGTAAGCGTAAGTTCTAG